The window atatttatagggaggttattccacaagaaaggggcccgataggagaaggccctctggccagctgacttctttttaaatctaggaacacacaagagaccagtattctgagagcggagagccctagtcggcgtataaggtttaacaagatcagacagataggttggtgcaagcccattaaggcttttgtatgttagtaagagtaccttaaaatcggatctaacatgaatcgggagccagtgtaatgcagccaaaactggggtgatatggtcaaatttcctagttttagttaatattcttgctgctgtgttctgaaccatctgaaggcccctagttctagaccgaggcaaccctgataacagaacattacaatagtcaagtctagaggacacaaaggcatgaatcaaaatttctgcatcagccatggctaaagaggacctaattttggaaatattacgtagatgaaagaaggcgatctttgtcacctctttaatatgcttgtcaaaggcaagagtcgaatctaacgttactcctaggttcttgactgttgaactatgggttataagacagttatctacagatattgttaggttttgaaattggtttatatgtcgcacagggccaatgattaacatctcagttttgtctgggtttaggagcaggaaattactggacatccaactattcacagcagaaagacaggcctctagtttactcaattaCTCACTTACACTCCACACCTGTGAACCTCCGTTATGTTTTCATCTCATGTGAGTTTCtggtcacgagactcacctgtgtgattcagtctgattaacatcaaccaatcagcaacacGACGTCTGGGTTCACGCGCTGTAGTGACTTAGTCTCACGTTATCACCAGATCCAGAGGGACGGGGGTCGGAGAAAAACCAGTGGAGTGGGAGTAAAAACCAGAAGTTAATAAAGAGACAGAtgttactgcagatattactacaggtattactacagatgttactacaggtagtactacaggtattactacagatattactacaggtattactacaggtattactagaagaagaagaagtatactttatttattatcagggaaattacatagtcactcagtacatgttgttgtgttagTTTTAACAGTCAGTGTATCCaccggccccctgaacacagcacacaggggggcctgcaaacatgcagttagtacacaccaaactacacacatcagggaggcagagtgatgggcagcggcttctggaacgcgccccaattgagcagcttgtaggggggacggtgccttgctcaagggcgcctcggcagtggctgggaggtgagctgacgcctcccactgtcagctcacactcctggtgacatcgtggcgggagcgggaatcgatccaccgatggttagggcgatctgtctacaagacgtctgctctaccgctgagacacTGCCGCCCCCAATATACTAATATACTGcggatattactgcagatattactgtggacagtacgATAAAGACGCAGAAGAAGCCAAACAAAAAGTAGCAAAAGGCACGGCTAAATGTCAGCTAAAAAATACGTGTGTGAAGGTTCTTTCAGCTTGGTGCAACCCTCAGGAGAAAATaggaattaaaggcaaagaaaactagtGAGTGAAAAACACTGCATCACATctgtatttctaaaactgtttttttactACCAGGCTTTCTTTAACGTTTTGATAAAACTAAGAtatatttttactcttttttttctattcacttgtaaacagttatgacgttgttattaatgaaattattaaaattaacagtttagtttttatgttgTACTATTGGTTAAAGTCAATCCTTGTGTCGCTTCTACcctatattctgttattactgttgGATGTATACACGTCATGTGGGGATGAACGCAGTTGAAGTGCATCCCATGATGCAcgacagtaatcccttgttagtcacagttaatgtgttccaggaaagACCCACAAAAACTAAATTCCATGATAGAGCTATCTTATTATCTACAGTAATTTAACcgtttatgacccccccccatactgacattaaaccaccttctatctgtattacctttaaaacactctgacagactgtttgaaGCCGTTTTGTGTCTCATAGAAGTCTGACActcagaacgtagaacacttcaggatgctgtcagccagtagaatgcgagtacggtatcacatgacatCGGACCGAGATGTGTTCCTGCCTCAACCTGAGGTAGCCTAAACCAGaacctaacccctgacccacaccctaacccctgacccacaccctaaccccggacccacaccctaacccctgacctaCACCGTAACTCCTGACCCAGACCGTAACTCCTGACCCAGACCATAATTCCTGACCCAgaccctaccccctaacccctgacctaGACCCTAACCCAGCCCTGAACCCCAGCAATCTCCCTGGTGGTCGTTGGTGACGTGACCCGTTCCCTGTCCTAGAGACAAGTACCGGTTCTACGCCTGCCTGCTGAGAGCCCGCTTCGACGAGAACAAGTATGAGAAGGACCTGGTGAAGGCCACCAAGCTGCTGAAGGAGGGGGAGCAGGAGTTCTGGGCCAACCAGCACCCCCAGCCCTACATCTTCCCTGACTCCCCAGGAGGAACCTCCTACGAGAGATACGAGACCTACAAGGTGAGTCGGGGTGAGGCCCCCTCCTGGCCTGAGGCGCCCCCTCCTGGCCCGGCTGACACATGAGGTTGTGGTTGTTCCTGACTTTCTGACAGGTGTGACCCAGAACAGAGTTCTGGTTGGACCCCTCTTGAATGGGGGTGTCTCTGCTGCCGTGAACCTCCTGATGGAGGGTGGGGGTGCTGACCCGTGTCTGTTGGTCCCTGCAGGTCATGGACTGGGTCCTGGACTACTGGCACCCCTCGGAGAAGGCCCAGTACCCCGACTACTTTGCCAAGAGGGAGCAGTGGAAGAAACTGAGACTGGAGAGCTGGGACAAGGAGGTGacgacccacaatgcaccacacCATTCAGCACAGTCACTGACCCGtgttgtgacctctgacctctggttcCAGGTGGCCCAGCTGGAGGCTGAGACCGCAGCTGGAAACCTGACCACTGACGCCCTGCCCCCCGCCCGCAAGGAGGGCCACCTGCCCCCCCTGTGGTGGCAGTACGTCACCCGCCCCAGGGAGCGCCCCTAGTAAGCTGGCCGCGTCCTGGGGTCGCCACCCTGCACCTGGGGGGCAGGGACTAGAATCATGTGTGGACAGAGCCTCTTGTGACAACCCCCCCGATGTCTGAAGGGGTGGAGTTCGTTGAGCACACGCCCACACCTGAATGAagtgtttaaataaattcatgtaCCTcaaaagctgtgtgtgtgttcactgtgtgtttacagtgtgtgtgttcactgtgtgttcactgtgtgttcactgtgttcactgtgtgtgttcactgtgtgttcactgtgtgtttactgtgtgtgtgttcactgtgtgttcactgtgtgtttactgtgtgtttacagtgtgtgtgttcactgtgtgtttactgtgtgtgtgttcactgtgtgtgttcactgtgtgtttactgtgtgttcactgtgtgtgttcactgtgtgttcactgtgttcactgtgtgtgttcactgtgtgttcactgtgtgtgtgttcactgtgtgtgtgttcactgtgtgttcactgtgtgtgtgttcactgtgtgtgttcactgtgtgtgtgttcactgtgtgtttacagtgtgtgtgtgttcactgttcactgtgttcactgtgtgtttacagtgtgtgtttgttcactgtgtgttcagtgtgttcactgtctgttcactgtgtgtg of the Antennarius striatus isolate MH-2024 chromosome 14, ASM4005453v1, whole genome shotgun sequence genome contains:
- the ndufb9 gene encoding NADH dehydrogenase [ubiquinone] 1 beta subcomplex subunit 9 isoform X1, translated to MATYLTHQQKVLRLYKKSLRHLESWCIFRDKYRFYACLLRARFDENKYEKDLVKATKLLKEGEQEFWANQHPQPYIFPDSPGGTSYERYETYKVMDWVLDYWHPSEKAQYPDYFAKREQWKKLRLESWDKEVAQLEAETAAGNLTTDALPPARKEGHLPPLWWQYVTRPRERP
- the ndufb9 gene encoding NADH dehydrogenase [ubiquinone] 1 beta subcomplex subunit 9 isoform X2, whose product is MCSCLNLRDKYRFYACLLRARFDENKYEKDLVKATKLLKEGEQEFWANQHPQPYIFPDSPGGTSYERYETYKVMDWVLDYWHPSEKAQYPDYFAKREQWKKLRLESWDKEVAQLEAETAAGNLTTDALPPARKEGHLPPLWWQYVTRPRERP